The proteins below are encoded in one region of Meriones unguiculatus strain TT.TT164.6M chromosome 18, Bangor_MerUng_6.1, whole genome shotgun sequence:
- the Lrrc4c gene encoding leucine-rich repeat-containing protein 4C: MLNKMTLHPQQIMIGPRFNRALFDPLLVVLLALQLLVVAGLVRAQTCPSVCSCSNQFSKVICVRKNLREVPDGISTNTRLLNLHENQIQIIKVNSFKHLRHLEILQLSRNHIRTIEIGAFNGLANLNTLELFDNRLTTIPNGAFVYLSKLKELWLRNNPIESIPSYAFNRIPSLRRLDLGELKRLSYISEGAFEGLSNLRYLNLAMCNLREIPNLTPLIKLDELDLSGNHLSAIRPGSFQGLMHLQKLWMIQSQIQVIERNAFDNLQSLVEINLAHNNLTLLPHDLFTPLHHLERIHLHHNPWNCNCDILWLSWWIRDMAPSNTACCARCNTPANLKGRYIGELDQNYFTCYAPVIVEPPADLNVTEGMAAELKCRASTSLTSVSWITPNGTVMTHGAYKVRIAVLSDGTLNFTNVTVQDTGMYTCMVSNSVGNTTASATLNVTAATTTPFSYFSTVTVETMEPSQDEARTTDNNVGPTPVIDWETTNVTTSLTPQSTRSTEKTFTIPVTDINSGIPGIDEVMKTTKIIIGCFVAITLMAAVMLVIFYKMRKQHHRQNHHAPTRTVEIINVDDEITGDTPMESHLPMPTIEHEHLNHYNSYKSPFNHTTTVNTINSIHSSVHEPLLIRMNSKDNVQETQI, translated from the coding sequence ATGTTGaacaagatgaccttacatccaCAGCAGATAATGATAGGTCCTAGGTTTAACAGGGCCCTATTTGACCCCCTGCTTGTGGTGCTGTTGGCTCTTCAACTTCTTGTGGTGGCTGGTCTGGTTCGGGCTCAAACCTGCCCTTCAGTGTGCTCTTGCAGCAACCAGTTCAGCAAGGTGATTTGTGTTCGGAAAAATCTTCGTGAGGTTCCTGATGGCATCTCCACCAACACAAGGCTGCTGAACCTCCATGAGAACCAAATCCAGATCATCAAAGTGAACAGCTTCAAGCACTTGAGGCACTTGGAAATTCTCCAGTTGAGCAGGAACCATATTCGAACCATTGAAATTGGGGCCTTCAATGGTCTGGCGAACCTCAACACTCTGGAACTCTTTGACAATCGTCTTACCACCATACCGAATGGAGCTTTTGTATATTTGTCTAAACTGAAGGAGCTCTGGTTGCGGAACAACCCCATTGAAAGCATCCCTTCCTATGCTTTTAATAGAATCCCTTCTTTGCGACGCCTAGACTTAGGGGAACTGAAAAGGCTTTCGTACATCTCGGAAGGGGCCTTTGAAGGTCTGTCCAACTTGAGGTATTTGAACCTTGCAATGTGCAACCTCCGGGAAATCCCTAACCTCACTCCGCTCATCAAACTAGATGAGCTAGATCTTTCCGGGAACCATTTGTCTGCCATCAGGCCTGGCTCTTTTCAGGGGTTGATGCACCTTCAAAAACTGTGGATGATACAGTCTCAGATTCAAGTGATTGAACGGAATGCCTTTGATAACCTTCAGTCACTAGTGGAGATCAACCTGGCACACAACAATCTAACATTGCTGCCTCACGATCTCTTCACACCCTTGCATCATCTAGAGAGGATACACCTTCATCACAACCCATGGAACTGTAACTGTGACATACTGTGGCTCAGCTGGTGGATAAGAGACATGGCCCCCTCCAACACAGCCTGCTGTGCCAGGTGTAACACTCCCGCCAATCTGAAGGGGAGGTACATCGGAGAGCTGGACCAGAATTACTTCACTTGTTATGCTCCCGTCATTGTAGAGCCCCCCGCAGATCTCAACGTCACTGAAGGCATGGCGGCTGAGCTAAAATGCCGGGCCTCTACGTCCCTGACTTCCGTATCTTGGATTACTCCAAATGGAACAGTAATGACTCACGGGGCATACAAAGTGCGGATAGCTGTGCTCAGCGATGGCACGTTAAATTTCACAAATGTGACTGTGCAAGACACAGGCATGTACACGTGTATGGTGAGTAATTCTGTTGGCAACACTACCGCTTCGGCCACCTTGAACGTCACTGCGGCAACCACTACTCCTTTCTCGTACTTTTCAACTGTAACAGTGGAGACTATGGAACCTTCTCAGGATGAGGCACGGACCACAGATAACAATGTGGGCCCCACTCCAGTGATCGATTGGGAGACCACCAATGTAACCACATCTCTTACGCCACAGAGCACAAGGTCGACAGAGAAAACATTCACCATCCCAGTAACTGACATCAACAGTGGAATCCCAGGAATTGATGAGGTCATGAAAACGACCAAGATCATTATTGGGTGTTTTGTGGCCATCACACTCATGGCTGCCGTGATGCTGGTCATTTTCTACAAGATGAGGAAACAGCACCATAGGCAAAATCACCATGCACCAACAAGGACTGTTGAAATCATCAACGTGGATGATGAGATCACTGGGGACACGCCCATGGAAAGCCACCTGCCCATGCCTACAATCGAGCATGAGCACCTAAACCATTATAACTCTTACAAATCTCCCTTCAACCACACAACAACAGTAAACACAATAAATTCAATACACAGTTCAGTGCATGAACCGTTATTGATTCGAATGAACTCTAAAGACAATGTACAAGAGACTCAgatataa